In one Halosimplex halophilum genomic region, the following are encoded:
- a CDS encoding PAS domain-containing protein — protein MVPPLEGGGYLPPEAELDALVTAFPDVGFILDADGRYVQVLSGPESEELLYDDPEVLLGSRVDELFDGGTAERIVSNVEAALEAGEVRTFEYALDVGDGERWFEGRVAPVPDDGYDHVVYVARDVTARKRRERELARQRGYMHAMLDSLDDLFYALDRDGELVDWNRTVEAVTGYGSEELAGCGVTELFGGDATERLATFVAEVFEEGSARRVTEVQPRNGGPIPYEFVAALFDDPDGEDLVVGIGRDVSERREREEQVRVFGRVLRHNMRNKMTVVDGTAEFLERRDPAGVGGDAAAERIRSAARDLMQLTEKAHDATEVLLQEHHHGAVDVNAIVAGVVEEFEARAGRATVSYDGDDDAVARAIPAVGQAVEELVENAVQHGGDRDPGASTVRVAVDAGGDAVTVTVSDDGPGLPDHEANIITEHREISPVFHASGMGLWLVRWIVRRSRGEIEIVERGPDGTTIEIALPRAGQETDDGGAEPSTP, from the coding sequence ATGGTGCCGCCACTGGAGGGCGGCGGGTACCTCCCGCCGGAGGCCGAGCTCGACGCGCTGGTCACGGCGTTCCCGGACGTGGGGTTCATCCTCGACGCCGACGGCCGGTACGTGCAGGTGCTGTCGGGCCCGGAGTCCGAGGAGCTGCTCTACGACGACCCCGAGGTGCTGCTGGGCAGCCGCGTCGACGAGCTGTTCGACGGCGGGACGGCCGAACGGATCGTGTCGAACGTCGAGGCGGCGCTGGAGGCGGGCGAGGTCCGGACCTTCGAGTACGCGCTCGACGTGGGCGACGGCGAGCGGTGGTTCGAGGGTCGGGTCGCGCCGGTGCCCGACGACGGGTACGACCACGTCGTCTACGTCGCGCGCGACGTCACTGCCCGCAAGCGACGGGAGCGGGAGCTCGCGCGCCAGCGGGGGTACATGCACGCGATGCTGGACTCGCTGGACGACCTGTTCTACGCGCTCGACCGCGACGGCGAGCTCGTCGACTGGAACCGCACCGTCGAGGCGGTCACCGGGTACGGGAGCGAGGAACTCGCGGGCTGTGGCGTCACGGAGCTGTTCGGGGGCGACGCGACCGAGCGCCTGGCGACGTTCGTCGCCGAGGTGTTCGAGGAGGGGTCGGCCCGCCGGGTCACGGAGGTCCAGCCCAGGAACGGCGGGCCGATCCCCTACGAGTTCGTCGCCGCGCTGTTCGACGACCCGGACGGCGAGGACCTGGTCGTCGGCATCGGTCGGGACGTGAGCGAGCGCCGCGAGCGCGAGGAGCAGGTCCGCGTGTTCGGCCGCGTCCTGCGACACAACATGCGCAACAAGATGACCGTCGTCGACGGCACCGCCGAGTTCCTGGAGCGGCGCGACCCCGCCGGCGTGGGCGGCGACGCCGCGGCGGAACGCATCCGGTCGGCCGCCCGCGACCTGATGCAGCTCACGGAGAAGGCCCACGACGCGACGGAGGTCCTGCTGCAGGAACACCACCACGGCGCGGTCGACGTGAACGCGATCGTCGCGGGCGTCGTCGAGGAGTTCGAGGCGCGCGCGGGCCGAGCGACCGTCTCGTACGACGGCGACGACGACGCGGTCGCCAGAGCGATCCCCGCGGTCGGGCAGGCCGTCGAGGAGCTGGTCGAGAACGCAGTCCAGCACGGGGGCGACCGGGATCCGGGCGCGTCGACGGTCCGGGTGGCGGTCGACGCGGGCGGCGACGCGGTGACCGTGACGGTGAGTGACGACGGGCCGGGGCTACCCGACCACGAGGCCAACATCATCACCGAACACCGCGAGATATCGCCGGTCTTCCACGCCAGCGGCATGGGGTTGTGGCTGGTCCGCTGGATCGTCAGGCGGTCTCGGGGCGAGATCGAGATCGTCGAGCGCGGCCCCGACGGGACGACGATCGAGATTGCACTCCCCCGGGCCGGTCAGGAGACCGACGACGGCGGAGCCGAACCGTCGACCCCGTAA
- the purE gene encoding 5-(carboxyamino)imidazole ribonucleotide mutase: MTADSVQSIIDQLHEQAGMDLPDEATPDVGIVMGSDSDLPTMAGGKGKRPGATAALADELGFAEQTDYEDPPESRFTFETFVVSAHRTPDLMYAYAETAEERGIDVIIAGAGGKSADLPNMTASIAYPLPVIGVPVQEKSVDSVIGMPQGAPITAVDAGKSFNAALTAAQILSRQHPEIRERLVEYHEGLQEGVGEASRDLHELGTPGFKDAYWDGE; encoded by the coding sequence ATGACCGCCGACTCCGTCCAGTCGATAATCGACCAGCTGCACGAACAGGCCGGGATGGACCTGCCGGACGAGGCGACCCCCGACGTGGGCATCGTCATGGGGTCGGACTCGGACCTGCCGACGATGGCCGGCGGCAAGGGCAAGCGACCGGGCGCGACGGCCGCGCTGGCCGACGAACTCGGCTTCGCGGAGCAGACCGACTACGAGGACCCGCCCGAATCGCGGTTCACCTTCGAGACGTTCGTCGTCTCGGCCCACCGCACGCCCGACCTGATGTACGCCTACGCCGAGACGGCCGAGGAACGGGGGATCGACGTGATCATCGCCGGCGCGGGCGGCAAGTCCGCCGACCTGCCGAACATGACCGCCTCCATCGCCTACCCGCTTCCCGTGATCGGCGTCCCCGTCCAGGAGAAGTCCGTCGACTCGGTCATCGGGATGCCCCAGGGCGCCCCCATCACCGCCGTCGACGCCGGCAAGTCGTTCAACGCCGCGCTCACGGCCGCCCAGATCCTCTCGCGCCAGCACCCCGAGATCCGCGAGCGACTCGTCGAGTACCACGAGGGCCTGCAGGAGGGGGTCGGCGAGGCCTCCCGGGACCTCCACGAACTCGGCACGCCCGGATTCAAGGACGCGTACTGGGACGGGGAGTAG
- a CDS encoding class I SAM-dependent methyltransferase, translating to MPSDDPFRSAESYYAEYRPRYGDRPLDHLVDRFALDESSRALDLGCGAGQIAVPLADRVGRVVGVDPNEAMLDGAREQARRAGVENVEWIRGSDADLRGSLGDDLGPFDVTTMGRAFHWMDRAPTLDRIRELTRPGGGVAVFGDTEWLTSGERAWQDEVYDLAAEYLDDLPERTGPRTEPYENPYDEMLADHGFAAVETATFERTREWTADEVVGYVFSLSFCSPATFGGEKGDFESELRERLDDLGGPFEQTDEVRVVSGRKPAD from the coding sequence GTGCCCTCCGACGACCCCTTCCGGAGCGCCGAGTCGTACTACGCCGAATACCGCCCCCGCTACGGCGACCGCCCGCTCGACCACCTCGTCGACCGCTTCGCACTCGACGAGTCCTCGCGCGCGCTGGATCTGGGCTGCGGCGCCGGCCAGATCGCCGTCCCCCTCGCCGACCGCGTCGGCCGCGTGGTCGGAGTAGATCCCAACGAGGCGATGCTCGACGGCGCGCGCGAACAGGCCCGGCGAGCCGGCGTCGAGAACGTCGAGTGGATCCGGGGTTCGGACGCCGACCTCCGCGGGTCGCTGGGCGACGACCTGGGCCCCTTCGACGTGACGACGATGGGCCGCGCGTTCCACTGGATGGACCGCGCCCCGACCCTCGACCGGATCCGCGAACTGACCCGTCCGGGCGGCGGCGTCGCCGTCTTCGGCGACACCGAGTGGCTCACGAGCGGCGAGCGCGCGTGGCAGGACGAAGTCTACGACCTCGCCGCCGAGTACCTCGACGACCTGCCCGAGCGCACCGGCCCGCGCACCGAACCGTACGAGAACCCGTACGACGAGATGCTGGCCGACCACGGGTTCGCGGCGGTCGAGACGGCGACCTTCGAGCGGACCCGCGAGTGGACCGCCGACGAGGTGGTCGGCTACGTCTTCTCGCTGTCGTTCTGCTCGCCCGCGACCTTCGGCGGCGAGAAGGGCGACTTCGAGTCCGAACTGCGCGAGCGGCTCGACGACCTGGGCGGCCCGTTCGAGCAGACCGACGAGGTGCGCGTCGTCTCGGGACGAAAGCCGGCCGACTGA
- a CDS encoding NADH-quinone oxidoreductase subunit A, whose translation MSNPWIAIGALAVVALAIPISMMVVSSLLRPSVPEQGKRAVYESGEVPTGDTRIKFNIQYYMVALLFVVFDIETVLIFPWTVIYRDAVANVGLAEALVPMLVFVGILVIGLGWAWRNGAVRWIRSPRAQAQRVEQ comes from the coding sequence ATGAGTAACCCATGGATAGCCATCGGGGCGCTCGCCGTCGTGGCGCTCGCCATCCCCATCAGCATGATGGTGGTGTCGTCGCTGCTGCGGCCGAGCGTGCCGGAACAGGGGAAACGCGCCGTCTACGAGAGCGGCGAGGTCCCGACGGGCGACACGCGCATCAAGTTCAACATCCAGTACTACATGGTCGCGCTGTTGTTCGTCGTCTTCGACATCGAGACCGTCCTCATCTTCCCGTGGACGGTCATCTACCGCGACGCGGTCGCCAACGTCGGGCTCGCCGAGGCGCTGGTCCCGATGCTCGTCTTCGTCGGTATCCTCGTCATCGGGCTCGGCTGGGCGTGGCGCAACGGTGCGGTCAGATGGATCCGCAGCCCGCGCGCGCAAGCACAGCGGGTCGAACAGTAA
- a CDS encoding NADH-quinone oxidoreductase subunit B, whose protein sequence is MSSDHTPTADGTDIQSTQEARLGEGADDRFNSTLREAFGSTPFILTKFDKFMNWVRGSSMFMLQFGIACCSIEMMHTYAVKHDLDRFGAGVPRASPRQADVIIVPGTIVSKFAPRMKRVYDQMPEPKFVVSMGSCTISGGPFQEGYNVIKGAEEVIPVDIHVPGCPPRPEALVYGVAKLQERIANGESAPVTVKPYELEQFGDLEQDELVDKLAAEIDEEDLVMRYNWSDSP, encoded by the coding sequence ATGAGCAGCGACCACACACCAACGGCCGACGGCACAGACATCCAATCGACCCAGGAGGCCCGGCTGGGCGAGGGCGCGGACGACCGGTTCAACTCGACGCTCCGGGAGGCGTTCGGCTCCACGCCGTTCATCCTCACGAAGTTCGACAAGTTCATGAACTGGGTCCGGGGCTCGTCGATGTTCATGCTGCAGTTCGGGATCGCCTGCTGCAGCATCGAGATGATGCACACATACGCGGTCAAACACGACCTCGACCGCTTCGGCGCCGGCGTCCCCCGCGCCTCGCCGCGACAGGCCGACGTGATCATCGTCCCGGGGACCATCGTCTCGAAGTTCGCCCCGCGGATGAAGCGCGTCTACGACCAGATGCCCGAGCCCAAGTTCGTCGTCTCGATGGGCTCGTGTACCATCTCCGGCGGCCCGTTCCAGGAGGGCTACAACGTCATCAAGGGCGCCGAGGAGGTCATCCCGGTCGACATCCACGTCCCGGGCTGTCCCCCGCGTCCCGAGGCGCTCGTCTACGGCGTCGCCAAGCTTCAGGAGCGCATCGCCAACGGCGAGTCCGCCCCCGTGACGGTCAAGCCCTACGAGCTGGAGCAGTTCGGCGACCTCGAACAGGACGAGCTCGTCGACAAGCTCGCCGCCGAGATCGACGAGGAGGACCTCGTGATGCGGTACAACTGGAGTGACTCGCCATGA
- a CDS encoding NADH-quinone oxidoreductase subunit D, giving the protein MSLEEPESDVLATEEQVGVSEGELDYDELAALLGDTVVDREQHVNAEGFVVRPDEVQDALFTLRDEAGFDHCSCVTAQEYDDRYESIYHLKKYDDPTQEVSVVVPTSKDEPVSQTAEPVYRTADWHEREAYDLVGIEYEDHPDLRRILLPETWQGHPLSQDFSGEEPQIVTLREHANPLQEDHRGEDDTDTMFVNIGPHHPATHGVLHIETVLDGEQIADLDPDIGYLHRCEEQMCQQGTYRHQIMPYPDRWDYISAGILNEWAYARAAEDLADIEVPEYAQVIRTMSAELCRIASHMLALSTFALDIYGDFTALFMYGIRDRETVQNILEDLTGQRLMFNYLRLGGVAWDLPEPREEFFEKIRDFVDELPERLTEYHDMMTSNEILQMRTVDTGVLPPEEAKSYGATGPVARGSGIDYDLRRDDPYGYYDQLDWDVVTEDGCDNFARLLVRMREVEQSARIIEQCVDLLEDWPEDEREIQSNVPRTLRPDPDTEIYRAVEGAKGELGIYIRSDGTDKPARFKIRSPCFSNLQTLPVMSEGEFIPDMIASLGSLDIVLGEVDR; this is encoded by the coding sequence ATGAGCCTGGAAGAGCCCGAGAGCGACGTGCTCGCGACGGAGGAGCAGGTCGGCGTCTCCGAGGGCGAACTCGACTACGACGAGCTCGCCGCGCTGCTGGGCGACACCGTCGTCGACCGCGAACAGCACGTCAACGCCGAGGGGTTCGTCGTCCGGCCCGACGAGGTGCAGGACGCCCTCTTTACCCTGCGCGACGAGGCCGGCTTCGACCACTGTTCCTGCGTCACCGCACAGGAGTACGACGACCGCTACGAGTCGATCTACCACCTCAAGAAGTACGACGACCCCACCCAGGAGGTGTCGGTCGTCGTCCCGACGTCGAAGGACGAACCGGTCAGCCAGACCGCCGAGCCGGTCTACCGCACCGCCGACTGGCACGAGCGCGAGGCCTACGACCTCGTCGGCATCGAGTACGAGGACCACCCGGACCTGCGCCGGATCCTCCTGCCCGAGACCTGGCAGGGCCACCCGCTCTCCCAGGACTTCAGCGGCGAGGAACCGCAGATCGTCACGCTGCGGGAACACGCCAACCCGCTGCAGGAGGACCACCGCGGGGAGGACGACACGGACACGATGTTCGTCAACATCGGTCCCCACCACCCCGCGACCCACGGCGTGCTCCACATCGAGACGGTCCTCGACGGCGAGCAGATCGCCGACCTGGACCCGGACATCGGCTACCTCCACCGCTGCGAGGAGCAGATGTGCCAGCAGGGCACCTACCGCCACCAGATCATGCCCTACCCCGACCGCTGGGACTACATCTCGGCGGGCATCCTCAACGAGTGGGCCTACGCCCGCGCGGCCGAGGACCTTGCGGACATCGAGGTGCCCGAGTACGCGCAGGTCATCCGGACGATGTCCGCGGAGCTGTGCCGGATCGCCTCGCACATGCTCGCCCTCTCGACGTTCGCGCTGGACATCTACGGCGACTTCACGGCGCTGTTCATGTACGGCATCCGCGACCGCGAGACGGTCCAGAACATCCTGGAGGACCTGACCGGCCAGCGGCTGATGTTCAACTACCTGCGGCTGGGCGGCGTGGCGTGGGACCTGCCCGAGCCTCGCGAGGAGTTCTTCGAGAAGATCCGCGACTTCGTCGACGAGCTCCCCGAGCGGCTCACGGAGTACCACGACATGATGACCTCCAACGAGATCCTCCAGATGCGGACGGTCGACACGGGAGTCCTGCCGCCGGAGGAGGCCAAGTCCTACGGCGCCACGGGGCCGGTCGCCCGCGGGTCGGGCATCGACTACGACCTGCGCCGCGACGACCCCTACGGCTACTACGACCAGCTCGACTGGGACGTGGTCACCGAGGACGGCTGCGACAACTTCGCGCGCCTGCTCGTCCGGATGCGCGAGGTCGAGCAGTCCGCCCGCATCATCGAGCAGTGCGTCGACCTGCTGGAGGACTGGCCCGAAGACGAGCGGGAGATCCAGTCGAACGTCCCCCGCACCCTGCGGCCGGACCCCGACACGGAGATCTACCGGGCCGTCGAGGGCGCCAAGGGCGAACTCGGCATCTACATCCGCTCGGACGGCACGGACAAGCCGGCGCGGTTCAAGATCCGGAGCCCGTGTTTCTCGAACCTCCAGACCCTGCCGGTCATGTCCGAGGGCGAGTTCATCCCGGACATGATCGCCTCGCTCGGTAGCCTCGACATCGTCCTCGGGGAGGTGGATCGGTGA
- a CDS encoding complex I subunit 1/NuoH family protein: protein MVAPALQSGTPFPEIIADLLGLDISETWVIILTSIVAGGIIATVLLTMTAVLGIWGKRKITAAFTDRIAVNRHGPYGLLIIPADAVRLLSKELIVPEGVDRPAWDLAPLVIASSALLGFAVIPFGNNLQLADPETGLAYVFAVASIASLGLLMAGYASNNKFSFLGGLRAVAQNLAYEIPLVLTGASVVIFAGSLQMSTIVEMQRQTLVNLGGIPIPSWYAFVNPFAFVLFLVANLAEVGRNPFDIPEAPTEIVAGYQTEYSSVYFVLIYLGEFIHIFLGGAIIATIFLGGASGPVLPGVVWFFAKMIAVYLFTQWARSAIPRLRIDQLIQIGWKGMLVLSFANLVLTAVIVGVVNA, encoded by the coding sequence ATGGTCGCGCCGGCGCTCCAGTCGGGGACGCCGTTCCCCGAGATCATCGCCGACCTCCTCGGGCTCGACATCAGCGAGACGTGGGTCATCATCCTGACGAGCATCGTCGCCGGCGGCATCATCGCGACGGTGCTGCTGACGATGACGGCCGTGCTCGGCATCTGGGGCAAGCGGAAGATCACCGCCGCGTTCACCGACCGCATCGCGGTCAACCGCCACGGGCCCTACGGCCTGCTGATCATCCCGGCCGACGCAGTGCGGCTGCTCTCGAAGGAGCTCATCGTTCCGGAGGGCGTCGACCGCCCCGCCTGGGACCTGGCGCCGCTGGTCATCGCCAGCTCGGCGCTTTTGGGCTTCGCGGTCATCCCGTTCGGCAACAACCTGCAGCTGGCCGACCCCGAGACGGGGCTGGCCTACGTGTTCGCGGTCGCGTCGATCGCCTCGCTGGGCCTGCTGATGGCCGGCTACGCGTCGAACAACAAGTTCTCGTTCCTCGGCGGGCTGCGCGCGGTCGCGCAGAACCTCGCCTACGAGATCCCGCTGGTGCTGACCGGCGCCTCGGTCGTCATCTTCGCCGGGTCGCTGCAGATGTCGACCATCGTCGAGATGCAGCGCCAGACGCTGGTGAACCTCGGCGGGATCCCGATCCCCTCGTGGTACGCCTTCGTCAACCCGTTCGCCTTCGTCCTGTTCCTGGTCGCGAACCTGGCGGAGGTCGGGCGCAACCCGTTCGACATCCCGGAGGCGCCGACCGAGATCGTCGCCGGCTACCAGACGGAGTACTCCTCGGTGTACTTCGTGCTCATCTACCTCGGGGAGTTCATCCACATCTTCCTCGGCGGCGCGATCATCGCGACGATCTTCCTCGGCGGCGCCTCGGGGCCGGTGCTCCCGGGCGTCGTCTGGTTCTTCGCGAAGATGATCGCCGTCTACCTGTTCACGCAGTGGGCCCGGTCGGCGATCCCGCGGCTGCGCATCGACCAGCTCATCCAGATCGGCTGGAAGGGCATGCTCGTCCTTTCGTTCGCCAATCTGGTCCTGACGGCCGTCATCGTCGGGGTGGTCAACGCATGA
- a CDS encoding NuoI/complex I 23 kDa subunit family protein: MIGLLKSMATTMKHALDGETFTVEYPEDAPEVSPRFRGVHKFSQERCIWCRQCENVCPNDTIQIVTDDQRNGEQYNLHIGQCIYCRLCEEVCPVDAILLTQNFEWTADTKDEFVLDKEQLKNVPWYKDIDPLESREPDRGGWIGEGEGEVDYQ; this comes from the coding sequence ATGATAGGACTCCTCAAGTCGATGGCAACGACGATGAAACACGCGCTCGACGGCGAGACGTTCACCGTCGAGTACCCCGAGGACGCGCCGGAAGTGAGCCCGCGGTTCCGCGGCGTCCACAAGTTCAGCCAGGAGCGGTGTATCTGGTGTCGCCAGTGCGAGAACGTCTGCCCGAACGACACCATCCAGATCGTCACCGACGACCAGCGCAACGGCGAGCAGTACAACCTCCACATCGGCCAGTGCATCTACTGCCGGCTCTGCGAGGAGGTCTGCCCCGTCGACGCCATCCTGCTGACCCAGAACTTCGAGTGGACCGCCGACACCAAAGACGAGTTCGTCCTCGACAAGGAACAGCTCAAGAACGTCCCCTGGTACAAGGACATCGACCCGCTGGAGTCCCGCGAACCGGACCGCGGCGGCTGGATCGGCGAGGGCGAAGGCGAAGTCGACTACCAGTAA
- a CDS encoding HTH domain-containing protein — MGADSLDLYETQRRALTVLVNEYQQRESPVSSGVLAERMDRTPGTIRNKMPQLESLGLVEGVAGPTGGYEPTEKAFRVLDRDPDAERESVTVAHGFERVDATVESVSFANVNHPSDCRAWVEFQTAMPSLSVGDPVAIGPTAQGDLVVAGEVHTVNDTGNRISIAVSGMEAPVSEE; from the coding sequence ATGGGCGCGGATTCACTCGACCTCTACGAGACCCAGCGGCGGGCGCTGACGGTGCTGGTCAACGAGTACCAGCAGCGCGAATCCCCGGTGAGTTCGGGCGTCCTCGCCGAGCGGATGGACAGAACCCCGGGGACGATCAGAAACAAGATGCCACAGCTGGAGTCGCTCGGGCTGGTTGAGGGCGTCGCGGGGCCGACCGGCGGGTACGAACCGACCGAGAAGGCCTTCCGGGTGCTGGACCGGGACCCCGACGCCGAGCGCGAGTCGGTGACGGTCGCACACGGCTTCGAGCGCGTCGACGCCACCGTCGAGTCCGTCTCCTTCGCGAACGTGAACCACCCGTCGGACTGCCGCGCGTGGGTCGAGTTCCAGACCGCCATGCCGTCGCTTTCGGTCGGCGACCCCGTCGCCATCGGCCCGACGGCCCAGGGCGATCTCGTCGTGGCCGGCGAGGTCCACACGGTCAACGACACCGGCAACCGGATCTCGATCGCCGTCAGCGGGATGGAAGCCCCGGTCTCCGAGGAGTGA